Proteins co-encoded in one Callospermophilus lateralis isolate mCalLat2 chromosome 2, mCalLat2.hap1, whole genome shotgun sequence genomic window:
- the Thy1 gene encoding thy-1 membrane glycoprotein, with the protein MNPAIGIAVLLAVLQVSRGQKVTSLTACLVNQSLRLDCHHENTTTSPIQYEFSLTREKKKHVLFGTVGVPEHSYRSRTNFTSKYNMKVLYLADFTNKDEGIYTCELRLSGQPQTMPQSQNISVLRDKLVKCEGISLLAQNTSWLLLLLLSLSLLQATDFISL; encoded by the exons ATGAACCCGGCCATCGGCATCGCTGTCCTGCTGGCAG TCTTGCAGGTATCCCGAGGGCAGAAGGTGACCAGCCTAACAGCCTGCCTGGTGAACCAGAGCCTCCGTCTGGACTGCCACCATGAGAATACCACCACCTCGCCCATCCAGTACGAATTCAGCCTGACCCGTGAGAAAAAGAAGCACGTGCTCTTTGGCACCGTGGGGGTCCCCGAGCACTCATACCGCTCCCGGACCAATTTCACCAGCAAGTACAACATGAAGGTCCTCTACTTAGCCGATTTCACCAACAAGGATGAGGGGATCTACACGTGCGAACTCCGCCTCTCCGGTCAGCCTCAAACCATGCCCCAGTCACAGAACATCTCTGTGCTCAGAG ACAAGCTGGTCAAGTGTGAGGGCATAAGCCTGCTGGCTCAGAATACCTCATGGCTGCTGCTGCTCCTGCTCTCACTCTCCCTCCTCCAGGCCACGGATTTCATTTCCCTGTGA